A segment of the Echinicola strongylocentroti genome:
TTGTCGGAGGCCACTGTTCAAGAACAACTTTCCGGTACAGAGTTTATTAGTTTGGGGATGCGTTCTGATACCATTTATATCCGGGCAAGTATCAAGGGGGACAGGATTCCTCCGGCAGGAGAGTACTACCTAGAGGTGAAAAGTCCCACTATACGGTATTTGCAAATTCTGGTCAAAGATGGAGAAGGAAATTACCGATCAGTAGGTGAAAAAGGAACGGCATTTATGACCCAAGGTGTAAGTGAGCACCTGAACCCATCCTTTACAGTCAGTGATATTGGTGATAAGGAAATAATATATAAGCTGTACTCTGTCGAGCCGATTTCTTTTGAGACATCGGTGTATCCAAAAGAGGTCTTTGAGCGAACGGAGTCTAGGAGGATGTTGCTGGCCAATATCTACATAGGTATCATGTTGGCATTGTTCCTTTATAATCTCGTTCTTTACTTTTCTGTCAAAGACCGGGTCTATTTGGTGTATTGCCTTTACATTTTGTTTATATCGTTGGCCCAATTATCCTTGGCAGGATATTCGATGCTATTTTTATTTGGGAAGAATTACCGCTTCTTTGAGATGAGTGCCGTTTTGTTTTCTGCCTTTTCAGGGGTGTTTGCAGTGACATTCATCCGGACTTTTTTAAAAACAAAAAGAATTATTCCAAAGCTGGATAAGGTCCTGATAGGCATAGGGCTGATTTATGGTATAGTGTTTTTTGCCAGGCTCTTTTCATTTGTGGAGCTGAGTTATCGGTTAACTGATTTGGCAGGGATGCTGGTAGCGGTATTCTTTTTCTTGTCTGCCATTATAGCGGCCAAAAGTGGTTACCGACCTGCTATTTACTTCTTGATTGCTTGGTCTTTTTTCTTGATAGCGGTGGTGGTTTTTGTACTTAAGAACCTAGGTATAGAGTTTTTCCAAGACTTGGCGAGTTTCCCCATGTTGGTAGGTACGGCACTGGAAGCGATATTGCTTTCCCTGGCCTTGGCCAACAGGATCAATATTCTGAAGAAAGAAAAGGAACAGCAGCAGCAGGGCAAACTGGAGGCGCTAAAAGAAAATGAAAGGTTAGTACGTGAACAGAATGTTATATTAGAAGAAAAAGTTAAATTAAGAACTGAAGAACTCGAGCAGACATTAAAGAACCTTCAAAATACACAAACACAGTTGGTAAATCAGGAGAAAATGGCTTCTTTAGGGCAGTTAACGGCAGGTATTGCCCATGAGATCAATAATCCGATCAATTTTGTAAGCTCCAATATTTCGCCTTTGAAGCGTGATCTTCAGGATGTATTGGAGATTATGGACGCCTACAGAAAGAAGGGGCAGGAGGAATTTTCCGAAGAAGGCAAAAAGTCCATGAAGGACATTGAAGAGGATTTGGAGTTTGATTACCTGGTAGAGGAAATAGAAATGTTGTTGAAGGGAATGGAAGAAGGGGCAAAGCGGACAGTCGAGATCGTGAAAGGTCTAAGGCTGT
Coding sequences within it:
- a CDS encoding 7TM diverse intracellular signaling domain-containing protein — translated: MKSLFTLIGFRKPLLFVLFIAFVLGGCSDAVRQDQEKEIRVNQYALLDVNDDGLSEATVQEQLSGTEFISLGMRSDTIYIRASIKGDRIPPAGEYYLEVKSPTIRYLQILVKDGEGNYRSVGEKGTAFMTQGVSEHLNPSFTVSDIGDKEIIYKLYSVEPISFETSVYPKEVFERTESRRMLLANIYIGIMLALFLYNLVLYFSVKDRVYLVYCLYILFISLAQLSLAGYSMLFLFGKNYRFFEMSAVLFSAFSGVFAVTFIRTFLKTKRIIPKLDKVLIGIGLIYGIVFFARLFSFVELSYRLTDLAGMLVAVFFFLSAIIAAKSGYRPAIYFLIAWSFFLIAVVVFVLKNLGIEFFQDLASFPMLVGTALEAILLSLALANRINILKKEKEQQQQGKLEALKENERLVREQNVILEEKVKLRTEELEQTLKNLQNTQTQLVNQEKMASLGQLTAGIAHEINNPINFVSSNISPLKRDLQDVLEIMDAYRKKGQEEFSEEGKKSMKDIEEDLEFDYLVEEIEMLLKGMEEGAKRTVEIVKGLRLFSRVDEQDVKKVDLHDGIDSTLILLNSTMGRIEVEKHFGEIPMVECLAGKINQVFMNIISNAIQALNEQGSSNARPAITISTETVDERISIKIADNGPGMPDHVKERVFEPFFTTKAVGKGTGLGLSIVYKIIENHQGTLEVFSGEGEGTTFVITLPIYQKTPRNEQ